The Candidatus Hydrogenedentota bacterium genome contains a region encoding:
- a CDS encoding glucose 1-dehydrogenase: MRLQDKVAIITGAGLGMGREASVLFGKEGASVCVFDMNADAGKETVKLVEQAGGKAVFAQGDVSKEADVKRAIEETVRAFGKLNVLYANAGVLWKDRDKSVIETTEENWDVVQAINLKGAFFLTKHGIPALRNAGGGSIILVGSISALAGFTLAQDSYTCAKGALISLTKSLAIQFAPEQIRCNIIHPGFIDTPLQAPYLNDQKRVAIANEIPMRRIGTARDIANAALFLASDESSWMTGAEMVVDGGFMAM; this comes from the coding sequence ATGCGCCTCCAAGACAAAGTGGCAATCATCACCGGCGCGGGCCTCGGCATGGGCCGCGAAGCATCCGTCCTGTTCGGCAAGGAAGGCGCATCGGTCTGCGTGTTCGATATGAACGCTGACGCGGGCAAGGAGACGGTCAAATTGGTCGAACAAGCGGGCGGCAAGGCAGTGTTCGCGCAAGGCGACGTGAGCAAGGAGGCGGACGTCAAGCGCGCGATCGAGGAGACCGTACGTGCATTTGGCAAACTCAATGTTCTGTACGCGAACGCGGGCGTGTTGTGGAAGGACCGCGACAAATCGGTAATCGAGACGACGGAGGAAAACTGGGACGTCGTGCAGGCGATTAACCTCAAGGGCGCGTTCTTCCTCACCAAGCACGGCATCCCCGCATTACGCAACGCGGGCGGCGGATCGATCATTCTTGTAGGCTCAATCTCGGCGCTGGCGGGCTTCACGCTCGCGCAGGATTCGTACACCTGCGCGAAGGGCGCGCTTATCTCGCTCACGAAGTCGCTCGCGATTCAGTTTGCGCCCGAACAAATCCGATGCAACATCATTCATCCCGGATTTATCGATACGCCGTTGCAGGCGCCGTATCTGAACGATCAGAAACGCGTCGCGATTGCGAATGAAATTCCGATGCGGCGGATTGGGACCGCGCGGGACATCGCGAACGCGGCGCTCTTCCTTGCGTCCGACGAGTCGAGCTGGATGACCGGCGCGGAAATGGTGGTCGACGGCGGGTTCATGGCGATGTAG
- the def gene encoding peptide deformylase: MSVLNVVLYPDDPLTKVAAPIDHVGPKIRQLAEDMFETMYEYEGVGLAGPQVSVAKRIFVLHEPEGAKMCLINPELSDLEGQEDGQEGCLSLPEIYVQVPRATSLRVRALDETGAPVDFVATGFLARIIQHEFDHLNGTIMLDRVDVLTRHAKMQEWDDIRGRLLADGVRG, from the coding sequence ATGAGCGTTCTGAACGTAGTCTTGTATCCCGATGACCCGCTGACGAAAGTCGCGGCGCCGATCGATCATGTCGGCCCGAAGATTCGGCAACTGGCCGAAGACATGTTCGAAACAATGTACGAATACGAGGGCGTCGGACTGGCCGGGCCGCAAGTCAGCGTCGCGAAGCGCATCTTCGTGTTGCACGAACCCGAAGGCGCGAAAATGTGCCTCATCAATCCCGAACTTTCGGACCTGGAAGGACAGGAAGACGGCCAGGAGGGATGCCTCAGCCTGCCGGAGATATACGTGCAAGTGCCCCGCGCGACCAGTCTGCGCGTGCGCGCGCTGGATGAAACCGGCGCGCCGGTGGACTTCGTCGCTACCGGTTTTCTCGCGCGCATCATTCAGCACGAGTTCGATCACTTGAACGGCACCATCATGCTCGACCGCGTCGACGTGCTTACGCGCCACGCGAAGATGCAGGAGTGGGACGACATTCGCGGGCGGTTGCTCGCGGACGGCGTTCGGGGCTAG
- a CDS encoding metallophosphoesterase, whose product MTNRICCAVLIMTGVLYAEPARTVADRAFEMLRKDPPVSPDVFDFAVVADTRSLKVDQQSETFKQLIHDFNALKPAFIVDVGDIILGGSADLVPAQWDEFDRVTADLQVPLFPATGNHDVFDEATEKVWTERVGPLTYAFTYGNSRFVILNAEENNVVDRISESQLAWLKDELESHSAQHVFVFIHQPYFARDWDRQWAMVHDVLVKHPVRMVFGGDNHIYRYVGDRDGIHYVISAGGGAEVRVPEDEGGFHHFVLVRVRGDRFDWSVVKPGSILPKDVVTQARIDEIKFARNEWIRTEMVEVPVGEPFDRSVSVAVQAPGDGEIAWTVPAGWHVQPASMKYAIAAPASGITSSPLATFEFDIKADDAAAVKYPVPEFTTTYSNAKHGAAIEVKGRLNLVPSYTVRRAPGPIAVDGDLAEWSNVASIPLPYGWAFDVNDTADHQTSIQLAYDAENLYLAAVVKDDEFHQPYAGDIVWSADNLQLFFRMEDRANAPRVYKHYWEWGLTLTNAGPEVFMYHGVNRESIVVNAAVKLAVKRAGELTHYEAAFPKSEVAPLELSPGATFLFSIASNDLDPSHADRTRHWSELTPGVGDAVPGAPLAKVTLAE is encoded by the coding sequence ATGACGAATCGAATCTGCTGTGCCGTACTCATTATGACGGGAGTCTTGTACGCCGAACCGGCGAGGACCGTCGCCGATCGCGCGTTCGAGATGTTGCGGAAGGACCCGCCGGTCTCCCCGGATGTGTTCGACTTCGCCGTCGTCGCGGACACGCGATCGCTCAAAGTTGACCAGCAGTCCGAGACGTTCAAGCAGCTCATTCATGATTTCAACGCGCTGAAGCCGGCGTTCATCGTCGACGTCGGCGACATTATCCTCGGCGGGTCGGCCGATCTCGTTCCCGCACAGTGGGACGAGTTTGATCGCGTTACGGCAGATTTGCAGGTTCCGCTCTTTCCCGCGACGGGCAATCACGACGTTTTCGACGAGGCTACCGAGAAGGTTTGGACGGAGCGCGTCGGCCCGCTGACTTATGCGTTCACGTACGGTAATTCGCGTTTCGTCATTCTCAATGCGGAAGAGAACAACGTCGTCGATCGCATTTCCGAATCGCAATTGGCGTGGCTGAAGGACGAGCTCGAATCGCATTCCGCGCAGCATGTTTTCGTTTTCATTCATCAACCGTATTTTGCGCGCGACTGGGACCGGCAGTGGGCCATGGTGCACGACGTACTCGTGAAACACCCCGTACGCATGGTCTTTGGCGGCGACAACCATATCTATCGCTACGTAGGCGATCGCGACGGTATCCACTACGTAATTAGCGCGGGCGGCGGCGCAGAGGTGCGGGTACCCGAAGACGAAGGCGGTTTTCACCACTTCGTGCTGGTACGCGTGCGCGGCGACCGGTTCGACTGGTCGGTCGTGAAGCCGGGTTCGATTCTGCCGAAGGACGTCGTCACGCAGGCGCGCATCGACGAAATCAAGTTCGCGCGCAATGAATGGATAAGAACGGAAATGGTCGAAGTGCCTGTCGGCGAGCCGTTCGACCGTTCCGTCTCCGTCGCCGTGCAAGCCCCCGGCGATGGAGAGATCGCGTGGACCGTCCCGGCGGGTTGGCACGTGCAGCCCGCGAGCATGAAGTATGCAATTGCGGCGCCGGCGTCGGGCATAACATCGAGCCCGCTCGCGACGTTCGAGTTCGACATCAAGGCCGATGACGCCGCTGCCGTGAAGTATCCCGTGCCCGAGTTCACCACAACGTACAGCAACGCAAAACACGGCGCGGCGATTGAGGTTAAAGGGCGTTTGAATCTCGTGCCGTCGTACACCGTGCGCCGCGCGCCGGGTCCGATTGCCGTAGACGGCGACCTCGCGGAGTGGTCGAACGTCGCATCTATCCCGCTGCCGTATGGATGGGCGTTCGACGTAAACGATACGGCCGACCACCAGACGTCGATTCAGTTGGCATATGACGCCGAAAACCTGTATCTCGCGGCAGTGGTCAAAGACGACGAGTTTCATCAACCCTACGCCGGCGACATCGTATGGTCCGCGGACAACCTGCAACTATTCTTCCGCATGGAAGACCGCGCAAACGCGCCACGCGTCTACAAACATTATTGGGAGTGGGGCTTGACGCTCACGAATGCGGGTCCGGAAGTGTTCATGTATCACGGCGTGAACCGCGAGAGTATTGTCGTTAACGCGGCCGTCAAACTGGCGGTGAAGCGCGCGGGCGAACTCACGCACTACGAAGCAGCATTCCCGAAGTCCGAGGTCGCGCCGCTCGAGTTGTCGCCAGGCGCGACGTTTCTGTTTTCGATTGCGTCCAACGACTTGGATCCGTCGCATGCCGATCGTACGCGACACTGGTCCGAACTGACGCCCGGCGTCGGCGATGCCGTGCCCGGAGCGCCGTTGGCGAAGGTGACGTTGGCCGAATGA
- a CDS encoding DUF104 domain-containing protein: protein MTVRGHIENGAIVVDDRVDLPEGARVRIEVVNETAPEGLHPEIRKVFGILRDVEDLDAERLDAIKAKHLK from the coding sequence ATGACAGTGCGCGGACATATTGAAAACGGGGCGATTGTCGTCGACGACCGGGTAGACCTTCCGGAAGGCGCGCGTGTGCGCATCGAGGTCGTTAACGAAACGGCACCGGAAGGGCTCCATCCGGAGATTCGAAAGGTATTCGGTATTCTTCGCGATGTTGAGGATTTGGATGCGGAGCGTCTCGACGCCATCAAAGCTAAGCATCTCAAATGA
- a CDS encoding PIN domain-containing protein: protein MNLMFDTNILLDVFQGRGEFAYDSGVALRLAIDGSHHGYVPAHGVTTAYYILRKECGPVKAIETIDWVLERFEVAPATAETFSRARKLPIKDFEDAIVAAMAEAANCELIVTRNTADFGASPIAPITPEDLLQQLGLI, encoded by the coding sequence ATGAACTTGATGTTCGACACGAACATCTTGCTCGATGTTTTTCAGGGCCGTGGCGAATTCGCGTATGATTCGGGCGTCGCGCTGCGTCTCGCCATCGATGGCTCGCATCACGGATATGTCCCCGCCCACGGCGTCACGACGGCGTACTACATCTTGCGAAAAGAATGTGGTCCCGTCAAAGCAATTGAGACAATCGACTGGGTACTTGAGAGATTTGAAGTCGCACCGGCAACGGCTGAAACGTTTTCCCGCGCGCGTAAATTGCCTATCAAGGACTTCGAAGACGCAATAGTCGCGGCGATGGCTGAGGCCGCAAACTGCGAACTCATTGTCACGCGCAACACTGCCGACTTCGGCGCCAGCCCGATTGCTCCAATTACACCCGAGGATCTGCTTCAGCAACTCGGTCTGATATGA
- a CDS encoding PQQ-like beta-propeller repeat protein codes for MLSLLACFPAAMADDSPQWRGHNRDGKYTESGLLAQWPTEGPPLLWTIDGIGEGFSSVAVANGAIYTTGKAPGTHRGLLTSLKLDGSRNWQIDYGAEWAGQQPGTRCCPTVNDGRVYVLSGHGLLLCVDATSGDKLWEVDIAKRFGGEPPMCGFAESLLIDGSNVICTPGGKDASVAALDKLTGETIWTSTGLSEQAAYCSPILIQRGDLRLIVTMPVQSIVGIEASNGKVVWRQPFDENETLQNHSVTPVYVDGLLYATSGHGKGGRMYALSTDGRNVELIWEDATLNTNHGGLVFIDGYVYGASSSHRWACLRASDGNTMYRTSGVGMGSIVYADGNLYCYGEKGTLGLVRANPESYQLVSSFKIAAGDGQHWAHPVISGERLYIRHGDTLSAFDIRAAR; via the coding sequence GTGTTGTCGCTTCTTGCATGCTTTCCCGCAGCGATGGCCGACGACTCCCCCCAATGGCGCGGGCACAATCGCGACGGCAAATACACTGAATCCGGTCTGCTCGCCCAATGGCCCACGGAAGGTCCGCCGCTGCTATGGACCATTGATGGTATTGGCGAAGGGTTTTCGTCCGTTGCCGTTGCGAACGGCGCCATATACACGACTGGCAAAGCGCCCGGAACCCACCGCGGACTCCTGACCTCACTCAAACTCGACGGCTCCCGCAATTGGCAAATTGACTATGGCGCGGAATGGGCGGGACAACAGCCCGGCACGCGCTGTTGCCCGACCGTAAACGACGGCCGCGTTTACGTCCTCAGCGGGCACGGACTACTTCTGTGCGTGGACGCCACGTCGGGAGACAAATTGTGGGAGGTCGATATCGCGAAGCGCTTTGGCGGCGAACCGCCCATGTGCGGGTTTGCCGAGTCGTTATTAATCGACGGCAGCAATGTCATCTGTACGCCTGGCGGAAAAGACGCGTCCGTCGCCGCGCTCGACAAACTTACCGGCGAGACCATCTGGACCTCGACGGGATTGAGCGAGCAGGCGGCGTATTGTTCTCCCATCCTGATTCAACGCGGCGATCTGCGCCTCATCGTGACGATGCCGGTGCAAAGTATCGTCGGAATCGAAGCATCCAACGGCAAAGTAGTTTGGCGGCAACCTTTCGACGAAAACGAAACGCTGCAGAATCATTCCGTTACCCCGGTATATGTCGACGGATTGCTCTACGCGACAAGCGGCCACGGAAAAGGTGGGCGCATGTACGCATTGTCAACGGACGGCCGAAACGTCGAATTGATATGGGAAGACGCCACGCTCAACACGAACCACGGTGGCCTCGTCTTTATCGACGGCTACGTCTACGGGGCGAGCAGTTCGCACCGCTGGGCGTGCCTGCGCGCGAGCGACGGCAACACGATGTATCGCACTTCCGGCGTGGGAATGGGGTCGATCGTTTACGCCGATGGAAACCTCTACTGCTACGGCGAGAAGGGCACGCTCGGGTTGGTGCGCGCGAATCCCGAGTCGTACCAACTTGTCAGCAGCTTCAAAATTGCCGCGGGCGATGGCCAACACTGGGCGCACCCGGTCATCTCCGGCGAGCGACTCTACATCCGCCACGGCGATACCCTGAGCGCGTTCGACATTCGCGCTGCACGCTGA
- the recR gene encoding recombination protein RecR — translation MFESPSVERLVEAFRRLPGVGKRTAERYALHILSAPIEDARILSDAVRDARERITTCSECCTLTETNPCAVCANPSRDRATICVVERPSGMMAIENGGAYHGLYHVLNGALNPLEGIGPGELTVERLVRRIEAGGVHEVIVATNATSEGEATALYLSKRLSALGVSVTRIAHGVPMGGGLELADGLTLTHALQGRTKLG, via the coding sequence CTGTTCGAGTCGCCGTCGGTCGAGCGTCTTGTCGAAGCGTTCCGGCGCCTGCCGGGCGTGGGCAAACGCACCGCGGAGCGTTACGCACTGCACATTTTGAGCGCGCCCATCGAGGACGCGCGAATCTTGAGCGACGCCGTACGCGACGCGCGCGAGCGCATCACGACCTGCTCCGAGTGCTGTACGCTTACGGAAACCAATCCCTGCGCCGTGTGCGCGAACCCCTCGCGCGATCGCGCTACGATCTGTGTCGTCGAGCGCCCATCCGGAATGATGGCGATCGAAAACGGCGGCGCCTACCACGGCCTCTATCACGTGTTGAACGGCGCACTCAACCCGCTCGAGGGCATCGGTCCCGGCGAATTGACCGTTGAAAGGCTCGTCCGCCGTATCGAAGCGGGCGGTGTGCACGAAGTCATCGTCGCCACCAACGCCACGTCCGAAGGTGAAGCAACCGCGCTCTATCTCTCGAAACGACTCTCCGCGCTCGGCGTCTCCGTCACGCGCATCGCGCACGGCGTTCCCATGGGCGGCGGCCTCGAACTCGCCGACGGTCTCACCCTAACCCACGCGCTGCAAGGCCGCACGAAACTGGGCTAG
- a CDS encoding alkaline phosphatase family protein, whose amino-acid sequence MSSKSSRRFLAGAALAVLVSALALIVAPGCGSGPTPAPAAPEPSAEPQTTAPAVAPKAESTPAPAAEPASPAGPKKGRVVILGFDGVEPTIVDAMFAANELPNLAKLRDEGSYQRLTSAIPPQSPSAWSSFLTCKNTGAHGIYDFVQRDPAVPLPKPGFGRLDHAKLSADGALLQPARFNGNRKGDSFWKVADAQGLTCTSLMVPFAFPADDLTQGHMLCGLGVQDIRGTDNSFFSFSDTYTKQESVSGGFLIPLTFEGDIAKATVPGARDVREKYDSPKGFVHADIQFTVDRAANAVTVKTPMDELTVKKDEWSKWIEWTFELSPQFTVKAISRFYVIDAGEHVNVYMACLQNHPKAPYVRFSTPESYSGELQDRYGLYKTIGWSYDTHALRQDALTDDAFLADVAQTMAFHERLTLDELDRGKDMLIAAWTGPDRVSHMFWRFRDPKHPLYTESGAKKYGRAIEDTYKKMDEIVGKVAAKLGPDDLLMILSDHGFKSFRTGFNVNTWLVRNGYLTVKGQTDAATAFTTKEQGFLQGFDWTASKVYSVGLGSIFLNLKGREGKGIVDPADAQTLASEIRDKLLAVTDPETGAKVFDNIYTSDVFTGKSKADAPDLQLGYADGYQSSKSTVSGSAPEPLFEVNDDKWSGEHGSSDVANTPGIFFSNKKTNTETPRIIDLGVTALQYLGASVPADFEGKPLL is encoded by the coding sequence ATGTCATCGAAAAGCAGTCGACGTTTTTTGGCGGGCGCGGCCCTGGCCGTTTTGGTGTCTGCGCTCGCGCTGATTGTAGCCCCAGGATGCGGGAGCGGACCCACGCCGGCGCCGGCTGCACCCGAGCCTTCGGCCGAACCGCAAACCACCGCGCCGGCCGTCGCTCCGAAGGCGGAGTCCACGCCGGCGCCCGCGGCGGAACCTGCGTCGCCTGCGGGGCCTAAAAAGGGCCGCGTGGTAATTCTAGGGTTTGACGGTGTCGAGCCAACGATTGTGGACGCGATGTTTGCCGCGAACGAATTGCCTAACCTCGCCAAGCTCCGTGACGAAGGTTCATACCAGAGACTAACTTCGGCGATTCCGCCGCAATCGCCAAGTGCGTGGTCGTCGTTCCTCACCTGCAAGAACACCGGCGCGCACGGCATCTACGATTTCGTGCAGCGCGATCCCGCCGTGCCCTTGCCGAAACCCGGGTTTGGCCGCCTCGATCACGCCAAGTTGAGCGCGGACGGCGCACTCCTTCAGCCCGCGAGATTCAACGGCAACCGCAAGGGAGATTCATTCTGGAAAGTCGCCGACGCGCAGGGGCTGACGTGTACGTCGCTCATGGTGCCGTTCGCGTTTCCCGCCGACGACCTCACACAGGGTCACATGCTCTGCGGTCTCGGCGTACAGGACATCCGCGGCACGGACAATTCCTTCTTTTCGTTCTCCGATACCTACACGAAACAGGAATCCGTCTCGGGCGGTTTCCTGATTCCCTTGACGTTTGAAGGCGATATCGCAAAAGCGACGGTGCCCGGCGCGCGCGACGTGCGCGAAAAGTACGATTCGCCGAAGGGATTCGTTCACGCGGACATTCAATTCACCGTGGACCGCGCGGCAAACGCGGTGACCGTCAAAACGCCCATGGACGAGCTCACCGTAAAGAAGGACGAGTGGTCGAAATGGATCGAATGGACGTTCGAGTTGTCGCCCCAATTTACCGTAAAGGCAATCAGCCGGTTCTACGTCATTGACGCAGGCGAACACGTCAACGTGTATATGGCGTGCCTTCAGAACCATCCGAAGGCGCCGTACGTGCGGTTCTCGACGCCGGAGTCGTATTCCGGCGAACTCCAAGATCGGTACGGCCTCTACAAGACGATCGGATGGTCCTACGACACGCACGCGCTCCGGCAGGACGCATTGACGGACGACGCATTCCTCGCCGACGTGGCGCAGACGATGGCGTTCCACGAACGGCTTACGCTGGATGAACTCGACCGTGGCAAGGACATGCTCATCGCCGCGTGGACGGGTCCCGACCGCGTGTCACACATGTTCTGGCGGTTCCGCGATCCGAAGCACCCGCTTTACACCGAGTCCGGCGCGAAAAAGTACGGACGCGCCATAGAAGACACGTACAAGAAGATGGATGAAATCGTTGGCAAGGTCGCGGCGAAACTGGGACCGGACGATTTGTTGATGATTCTCTCCGATCATGGATTCAAGAGCTTCCGTACCGGATTTAACGTGAATACGTGGCTCGTCCGAAACGGATATTTGACGGTCAAGGGCCAAACCGACGCAGCAACGGCGTTCACAACAAAAGAGCAGGGCTTCCTGCAAGGATTTGACTGGACCGCCTCGAAGGTCTACAGCGTCGGATTGGGAAGCATCTTCCTGAATCTAAAAGGCCGCGAAGGAAAAGGTATCGTCGACCCCGCGGACGCGCAGACGCTGGCCTCCGAGATTCGCGATAAACTGCTCGCGGTGACCGATCCGGAAACCGGCGCGAAAGTATTCGACAACATCTACACGAGCGACGTGTTCACCGGCAAATCCAAAGCGGACGCGCCGGACCTGCAGTTGGGTTACGCAGACGGCTATCAGTCGAGCAAATCCACAGTGAGCGGGTCCGCGCCCGAGCCGTTGTTCGAGGTTAATGACGACAAGTGGAGCGGCGAACACGGCAGTTCCGATGTCGCGAACACGCCGGGCATCTTCTTCTCGAACAAGAAGACCAACACCGAGACTCCACGAATCATCGATCTCGGCGTGACCGCCCTGCAGTACCTCGGCGCATCGGTTCCCGCGGACTTCGAAGGGAAGCCATTGCTGTGA
- a CDS encoding carboxypeptidase regulatory-like domain-containing protein, which produces MNSTLKNSLPLLIAAVAAIGIGIGIYLAATHKPQPVAAPAAREIAPPEAPAQETTAAPAETDSPLVRVFGIVTDSATGATIDNAQIRVRRERRDRDQEVREPAESTTDANGTYEVRIEPDTFDSIVCFAPGYTRQRNALSIGSRGEVRMDFQLVLGGTVTGRVTDKSTGEAVEGIGIELVGAQENVLERMRGRQFDPGRGARTQADGTYALDGVPAGSYRAMLSMRGTGYLYKPEDAVAIDIEAGKTYENVNFMVERGAEITGRVRNAQTGQPVADATVMAMPTQMIRRTMQRMSTGAVGNIGPTETRTDEQGEFVLRGLDFDSEYHAVARAGGLAMGASELVTLDRMKAAPRVEISLTRGSTVSGTARYVDGSPASGSSLLLFPESGENWDFFTGPRGTRTNDDGSFALENVSAGSYWLRPEGEFSGGFIGRASNSQNKSAKVEADGVTDVSGVEIIIAKETPKNADDPVQGSIKGVVLDENGAPTADARVEARQVGNTGRSYGATTEADGTFELKELRGPVFDLSVSADEGIAKQAAVPVGADVTLRLTPPASLSGFVVDGAGEPVPGCSVRLTNLDESGKVSSFISVMQGILGAQPGGESTDANGQFEFTKLAPGSYVVKASSASRGTAETTPLAVAAGEDVTGVQLVLSPGVTISGTVFGPNGELVRGATVQLGPVSQDTAANLVSAFVPTGVLKTAGTTTTNESGEFTLNQVAPGTYRLVASHTEYAKSIDPNFTVSAGRDITAHRIVLGKGGEARGTFTIDGRPQPGAMIVMLGESGVEIVQTDSQGRFDVKGLTSGTHMIAAFDPSRIASGGAGIQFSPQVVDINDGEAADISLGGSGGVKVTGTLSGGDLGTLTLVALRRPDGTSLSNLDLTDFSNLLESLRSLGSQTVAGQDGAFSMENVPPGNYTLEVYTMDFDESNPDINALLNLPRTPAYSHPIEIGPNQQPLEIDLSAL; this is translated from the coding sequence ATGAACTCGACATTGAAGAACTCGCTCCCCCTTCTGATCGCGGCCGTCGCCGCGATCGGTATTGGCATTGGCATCTATCTGGCCGCGACCCATAAACCACAACCTGTAGCGGCACCGGCCGCCAGGGAAATCGCACCGCCCGAAGCGCCGGCGCAGGAAACCACGGCGGCCCCCGCCGAGACCGATTCGCCCCTCGTTCGCGTGTTTGGAATCGTGACCGATTCCGCGACCGGCGCGACAATTGATAACGCACAGATTCGCGTGCGGCGAGAACGCCGCGACCGAGATCAGGAGGTGCGCGAACCGGCCGAATCGACGACGGACGCGAACGGCACGTACGAAGTGCGCATCGAACCGGACACCTTCGATTCGATTGTCTGCTTCGCGCCCGGCTATACGCGGCAACGCAATGCGCTTAGCATCGGCAGTCGCGGCGAAGTCCGGATGGACTTTCAACTCGTGCTTGGCGGCACCGTAACGGGCCGCGTGACAGACAAGAGCACCGGCGAAGCGGTCGAGGGGATCGGCATCGAACTCGTAGGCGCGCAGGAGAACGTTCTCGAGCGCATGCGCGGGCGGCAGTTCGATCCGGGGCGCGGCGCGCGCACCCAGGCGGACGGCACATACGCGCTGGACGGCGTGCCGGCGGGATCGTATCGCGCGATGCTGAGTATGCGCGGCACCGGCTATCTCTACAAGCCGGAGGACGCCGTTGCCATCGACATTGAAGCGGGCAAGACATACGAGAATGTGAACTTCATGGTCGAGCGCGGCGCAGAGATCACCGGACGCGTACGCAACGCGCAGACCGGCCAGCCCGTCGCGGATGCAACGGTCATGGCAATGCCCACGCAAATGATCCGGCGCACGATGCAGCGCATGAGCACGGGCGCGGTCGGCAACATCGGGCCCACCGAGACGCGCACGGACGAGCAGGGCGAGTTTGTACTGCGCGGCCTGGACTTCGACTCGGAGTATCACGCGGTTGCGCGCGCGGGCGGACTCGCGATGGGCGCGAGCGAACTTGTCACACTCGACCGAATGAAGGCCGCGCCGCGTGTCGAGATTTCGTTGACGCGCGGGAGCACAGTAAGCGGAACGGCGCGCTACGTCGACGGATCGCCGGCATCGGGGTCGTCACTGCTACTGTTTCCCGAAAGCGGCGAAAACTGGGATTTCTTCACGGGACCGCGCGGCACGCGCACAAACGACGACGGTAGCTTTGCGCTCGAAAACGTGAGCGCGGGTTCGTATTGGCTGCGGCCCGAGGGCGAGTTCAGCGGCGGCTTCATTGGCCGCGCCTCAAACTCGCAGAATAAATCGGCGAAGGTCGAAGCGGACGGCGTCACCGACGTTTCGGGCGTGGAAATAATCATCGCAAAAGAGACGCCCAAGAACGCCGACGATCCGGTACAGGGTTCGATCAAGGGCGTCGTGCTCGACGAGAACGGCGCGCCTACAGCAGACGCCCGCGTTGAAGCGCGGCAAGTGGGCAACACGGGCCGCAGCTATGGCGCGACAACGGAAGCGGACGGGACTTTTGAGTTGAAGGAACTGCGTGGGCCGGTGTTCGATCTTTCGGTAAGCGCGGACGAGGGAATCGCGAAGCAAGCCGCGGTGCCCGTTGGCGCGGACGTGACCTTGCGCCTTACGCCGCCGGCGTCTCTCAGCGGGTTCGTCGTGGACGGTGCGGGCGAACCCGTTCCCGGCTGCTCCGTGCGGCTCACCAATCTCGACGAATCGGGTAAGGTCTCCTCGTTCATCTCCGTGATGCAGGGCATACTTGGTGCGCAGCCCGGTGGCGAAAGCACGGATGCAAACGGGCAGTTCGAGTTTACGAAGCTCGCGCCGGGTTCGTACGTCGTGAAGGCGTCGAGCGCGTCGCGCGGGACGGCGGAGACAACGCCGCTCGCAGTAGCCGCGGGCGAGGACGTGACGGGCGTGCAGCTCGTGCTGAGTCCGGGCGTGACGATCAGTGGGACGGTGTTTGGGCCAAACGGCGAACTCGTGCGCGGCGCGACGGTTCAGCTTGGCCCCGTCTCGCAAGACACCGCGGCGAACCTCGTTTCCGCTTTTGTGCCCACCGGCGTGTTGAAGACTGCCGGCACAACGACAACCAACGAATCCGGCGAGTTCACACTGAATCAAGTTGCGCCCGGCACGTATCGGTTGGTCGCGTCGCACACCGAGTATGCGAAAAGCATCGACCCGAACTTTACGGTATCGGCGGGACGCGACATCACGGCGCACCGGATCGTTTTGGGCAAGGGAGGCGAAGCGCGCGGCACTTTTACGATTGACGGCAGGCCGCAGCCCGGTGCGATGATCGTGATGCTGGGCGAGTCCGGCGTCGAGATCGTGCAGACCGACAGCCAGGGCCGGTTCGACGTAAAGGGGCTTACTTCGGGCACGCACATGATCGCCGCGTTCGATCCGTCTCGGATCGCGTCGGGCGGCGCGGGAATTCAGTTCAGCCCGCAGGTCGTGGATATTAACGACGGCGAGGCCGCGGACATCTCGCTCGGCGGTTCGGGCGGCGTGAAAGTCACCGGCACCTTGTCCGGCGGCGACCTTGGCACGCTTACGCTCGTTGCGTTGCGCAGACCCGACGGCACGTCGCTGTCCAATCTCGATCTGACCGATTTTTCAAATCTGCTCGAATCGTTGCGTTCGCTTGGCAGCCAAACTGTCGCGGGGCAGGACGGCGCGTTCTCCATGGAAAACGTCCCGCCGGGCAACTACACGCTCGAGGTCTACACCATGGACTTCGACGAGTCCAACCCCGATATCAACGCGCTGCTGAACCTTCCGCGCACGCCCGCCTACAGCCATCCCATCGAGATTGGCCCGAATCAACAGCCGCTCGAAATCGATTTGTCGGCGCTGTAG